Proteins found in one Mangifera indica cultivar Alphonso chromosome 15, CATAS_Mindica_2.1, whole genome shotgun sequence genomic segment:
- the LOC123197997 gene encoding F-box/LRR-repeat protein At3g48880 isoform X1 has translation MVKELPSFCNFLLLLRISFSSSFIVDNNPFTIPLVHPNHQAILPSLYICATVQMEEGAPDVRRWEDLDTDVLVKIFMSFDISELTSGIAHVCSAWRLACCDPLLWKTLDLSMLRSYSIPIPDKPYVFVGESSDKTLTRLLKISLNLSRGGIRTLVFRFNLYVSNGQLTYTAERCPQLRRLVMPAWNRIKKAGICEAIRAWRYLESLTMPSIADPSYLLKEIKDNCKNFCELKVMGPFDVVFASSLVKFLPNLKVLSLRCTMIFKDALMRLLDGLPNLEVLNISHSLIVEAPLLPAPAPRIFITELDRTILEKAARLREFLTCMEDSCIMCQRTRADEGLMRWYKYEEGLWKMDEARSLSL, from the exons ATGGTAAAAGAGCTACCCTCTTTCTGTAATTTCCTTCTCCTTCTTCgaatctcattttcttcttctttcattgtGGACAACAATCCGTTCACAATTCCCCTCGTTCATCCAAACCATCAGGCAATTCTGCCTTCTCTGT ATATTTGCGCAACTGTTCAAATGGAAGAGGGTGCCCCTGATGTGAGGAGATGGGAGGACCTGGACACTGATGTATTGGTGAAAATCTTCATGTCTTTTGATATCTCGGAGTTGACTTCAGGCATTGCTCACGTTTGCAGTGCATGGCGTTTGGCTTGCTGTGATCCACTGCTCTGGAAAACTCTTGATTTGTCAATGTTGAGATCATATTCCATCCCAATTCCAGATAAGCCATATGTTTTTGTGGGTGAGTCTTCTGATAAGACATTGACACGTCTCTTGAAGATTTCCTTGAATCTCAGCCGGGGAGGCATTAGAACCTTGGTTTTTCGCTTCAATTTGTATGTAAGCAACGGACAATTGACTTATACAGCTGAAag GTGCCCCCAGCTCAGGCGACTTGTTATGCCAGCTTGGAACAGAATAAAGAAGGCTGGAATTTGCGAGGCTATTCGTGCATGGAGATATCTTGAATCCCTGACAATGCCTAGCATAGCAGACCCCTCTTATCTtttaaaggaaataaaagataactGCAAGAACTTCTGTGAACTCAAGGTCATGGGTCCGTTTGACGTTGTCTTTGCTTCTTCATTAGTCAAGTTTCTTCCAAACTTGAAGGTTTTGAGCCTCAGATGCACAATGATATTTAAGGATGCCCTGATGCGTTTATTAGATGGCCTACCAAACCTGGAAGTCCTCAACATATCACATAGCCTTATTGTAGAAGCTCCACTGCTTCCAGCACCAGCACCCAGAATATTTATTACAGAGCTTGATAGAACTATCCTTGAAAAGGCTGCTCGATTACGTGAATTCTTAACATGCATGGAGGACTCATGCATCATGTGCCAGCGAACTCGAGCTGACGAAGGGCTTATGAGGTGGTACAAGTACGAGGAAGGCCTATGGAAAATGGACGAGGCCAGgtctctttctctttga
- the LOC123197997 gene encoding F-box/LRR-repeat protein At3g48880 isoform X2, with translation MEEGAPDVRRWEDLDTDVLVKIFMSFDISELTSGIAHVCSAWRLACCDPLLWKTLDLSMLRSYSIPIPDKPYVFVGESSDKTLTRLLKISLNLSRGGIRTLVFRFNLYVSNGQLTYTAERCPQLRRLVMPAWNRIKKAGICEAIRAWRYLESLTMPSIADPSYLLKEIKDNCKNFCELKVMGPFDVVFASSLVKFLPNLKVLSLRCTMIFKDALMRLLDGLPNLEVLNISHSLIVEAPLLPAPAPRIFITELDRTILEKAARLREFLTCMEDSCIMCQRTRADEGLMRWYKYEEGLWKMDEARSLSL, from the exons ATGGAAGAGGGTGCCCCTGATGTGAGGAGATGGGAGGACCTGGACACTGATGTATTGGTGAAAATCTTCATGTCTTTTGATATCTCGGAGTTGACTTCAGGCATTGCTCACGTTTGCAGTGCATGGCGTTTGGCTTGCTGTGATCCACTGCTCTGGAAAACTCTTGATTTGTCAATGTTGAGATCATATTCCATCCCAATTCCAGATAAGCCATATGTTTTTGTGGGTGAGTCTTCTGATAAGACATTGACACGTCTCTTGAAGATTTCCTTGAATCTCAGCCGGGGAGGCATTAGAACCTTGGTTTTTCGCTTCAATTTGTATGTAAGCAACGGACAATTGACTTATACAGCTGAAag GTGCCCCCAGCTCAGGCGACTTGTTATGCCAGCTTGGAACAGAATAAAGAAGGCTGGAATTTGCGAGGCTATTCGTGCATGGAGATATCTTGAATCCCTGACAATGCCTAGCATAGCAGACCCCTCTTATCTtttaaaggaaataaaagataactGCAAGAACTTCTGTGAACTCAAGGTCATGGGTCCGTTTGACGTTGTCTTTGCTTCTTCATTAGTCAAGTTTCTTCCAAACTTGAAGGTTTTGAGCCTCAGATGCACAATGATATTTAAGGATGCCCTGATGCGTTTATTAGATGGCCTACCAAACCTGGAAGTCCTCAACATATCACATAGCCTTATTGTAGAAGCTCCACTGCTTCCAGCACCAGCACCCAGAATATTTATTACAGAGCTTGATAGAACTATCCTTGAAAAGGCTGCTCGATTACGTGAATTCTTAACATGCATGGAGGACTCATGCATCATGTGCCAGCGAACTCGAGCTGACGAAGGGCTTATGAGGTGGTACAAGTACGAGGAAGGCCTATGGAAAATGGACGAGGCCAGgtctctttctctttga